A genomic segment from Plasmodium sp. gorilla clade G2 genome assembly, chromosome: 3 encodes:
- a CDS encoding kinesin-5, with product MLRNSYNNDKSSCVNIKVIVRCRPLNEKEKNDINNEEVVRINNNEVILTINRNNEIYEKKYSFDYACDKDVDQKTLFNNYIYQIVDEVLEGFNCTLFCYGQTGTGKTYTMEGKILEHLKQYDNNNNNNRKIDLNESVNSDISYCYELCENEDTGLIFRVTKRIFDILNKRKEEKIRYFKSKNNIYDEKDNKNINIINKQLNGNNKNNDNNKNNDNNNNNDNNYSHNNNYSHNNNNYSHNKVHIDKNHILNNTNIMEEQNNLSVCEMRRDANSDIIKKSSVSKNNNNDLYPTIDDKNMYDFNIKISYLEIYNEELCDLLSSTNENIKLRIYEDSNNKSKGLNVDKLEEKSINSFEEIYYIICSAIKKRRTAETAYNKKSSRSHSIFTITLIIKDINSVGESITKIGKLNLVDLAGSENALKSSYGSLKIRQQESCNINQSLLTLGRVINSLIENSSYIPYRDSKLTRLLQDSLGGKTKTFIVATISPSSLCIDETLSTLDYVFRAKNIKNRPEINIKTTKQLKIKDLNNEIEKLRNALNLSREKRGVYLDTEEYNNIQNSLKKNKEILLEKEKILFEKSKKIKNLLNKMDNTDDLQNKIFFFLKDTIQKYKNIQSFHQILMKKIIEEKYITQFLLNKYHSLEENYINQKKNFEQIKTNMSNHMQDNLLNLKKNLNQENHLLNDICKTILLILDDTKNYLAQNKKSYNDYIHHFEQLNSNINFKYNDTLNFILDHMDILQKYDHDYLSTYEKIKKDISQCKINIPHINEDFKHASTSVIGKHLNGIKKEYNKIKENGNEANYQRDDKMNGLTNDLTNDLTNDLTNDLTNDLTNDLTNDLTNDLTKDLTNDLTHNLTHNLTNDQQNNNIMYNHIDESFSNPKNKEIIKNLSLNKQSEDIIERLDKYESEKKLYNAQSLIQYIKSICNIFHIFLNESFMLLEKKSHEKYTHWNKDKNIINDNIQHIYKEYENIQKENNFIINNYKKIINEDIQQFKENIFKDVQNVVNKNVEDIYQKINNKLDLLNKEIYEKSNENYKSVFINSVTNIDHSMQRLNETNINDQNEYNNIKTKITNYHTVLYNILSYLKQKSYIEEKKHNKYLNDTLNIYNNILCTNNLNIDKILNQFSNQTQINKIEKRKLYHIISEKILQNKNNQLQEQNGNIHILKSNENMKLFNNIFEQNIEKCNMYIAELIDILKKKDSISDIPSLSNYEVIENMDDEINLNVKDHVQRIRDTFVNIVEMITPIKMGSASRHSNYETNDDINHENINNDNNFDDDDNDDNNNHQGESHNNYLYNDDVIRHNLYLQVKNNLMKEIEEITTIQDIDLNNVFEQINENFHFLIQDDKNVVNENKYSRYSSLNDKINNNTNNNINNNTNNNINNNTNNNINNNTNNNMNNNTNNNNLAVKNNYNNLSLNEYMTTNKNTTDNPIQGIDETYQHELNYLNINEHNKRIDIGAENMSVTSLKEYQRKRNINAQNIHISNNNNNNNNKFQCTKIKSIESSAFPKKASPALKRIKEENYKNKKFKLPRRSNE from the exons atgctcagaaattcttataataatgataaatcaagttgtgtaaatataaaagttatTGTAAGATGTAGAccattaaatgaaaaagaaaagaatgatataaataatgaagaggTAGTTcgaattaataataatgaagttatattaacaattaatagaaataatgaaatatatgaaaaaaaatatagctTTGATTATGCATGTGATAAAGATGTGGATCAAAAAACTttgtttaataattatatttatcaaataGTAGACGAg GTCTTAGAAGGATTTAATTGTACTTTGTTTTGCTATGGACAGACAGGGACAGGTAAGACATATACTATGGAAGGCAAAATATTAGAACACCTGAaacaatatgataataataataataataatagaaagATAGATTTAAATGAAAGTGTAAACAGCGACATCAGTTACTGTTATGAGCTCTGTGAGAATGAAGATACTGGACTTATATTTAGAGTGACTAAAAgaatatttgatatattaaataaaaggaaggaagaaaaaataagatattttaagagcaaaaataatatatatgatgaaaaggataacaaaaatataaatataataaataagcaacttaatggtaataataaaaataatgataataataaaaataatgataataataataataatgataataattatagtcataataataattatagtcataataataataattatagtcATAATAAAGTCCATATTGATAAAAACCACATTTTAAacaatacaaatataatggaagaacaaaataatttatcagTGTGTGAAATGAGGAGAGATGCTAATagtgatataataaaaaaaagtagtgtatctaaaaataacaataatgatTTATATCCAACAATTGATGATAAGAATATGTatgattttaatataaaaattagcTATTTAGAAATCTATAATGAAGAATTATGTGATTTATTAAGTTcaacaaatgaaaatataaaacttcGAATATATGaagatagtaataataaaagtaaaggATTAAATGTAGATaaattagaagaaaaaagtattaattcttttgaagaaatttattatattatatgttcagctattaaaaaaagaagaacagCTGAAACAgcttataataaaaaatcaaGTAGAAGTCATTCCATATTTACAATtacattaattataaaagatataaatagtGTAGGTGAAAGCATAACTAAAATAGGTAAATTAAATTTAGTAGATTTAGCTGGTAGTGAAAATGCTTTAAAAAGTTCTTATGGTTCTTTAAAAATTAGACAACAAGAAAGTTGTAATATAAATCAATCCTTATTAACCTTAGGTCGAGTAATAAATTCATTAATTGAAAATTCATCTTATATTCCTTATAGAGATTCTAAATTAACTAGATTATTACAAGATTCTTTAGGAGGTAAGACCAAGACTTTTATTGTTGCTACAATATCACCTTCTTCTTTATGCATTGATGAAACATTAAGTACTTTAGATTATGTATTCCGTGCTAAGAATATTAAGAATCGAcctgaaataaatataaagactacaaaacaattaaaaataaaagatttaaataatgaaatagaaaaattaagaaatgCATTAAATTTAAGTCGAGAAAAAAGAGGTGTTTATCTTGATAcagaagaatataataatatacaaaatagtttaaaaaaaaataaagaaatattattagaaaaagaaaaaattttatttgaaaaaagtaaaaaaattaaaaatctattaaataaaatggatAATACAGAtgatttacaaaataaaatatttttctttttaaaagatactattcaaaaatataaaaatatacaatcatttcatcaaatattaatgaaaaaaattatagaagaaaaatatattacacaattcttattaaataaatatcattcattagaagaaaattatattaatcagaaaaaaaactttgaacaaataaaaacaaatatgtcTAATCATATGCAAGATaatcttttaaatttaaaaaaaaatctaaaTCAAGAAAATCATCTTTTAAATGATATCTGTAAAaccatattattaattttagaTGATACGAAAAATTATCTagcacaaaataaaaaatcatacaatgattatattcatcattttgAACAACTTAATAGTaacattaattttaaatataatgatactCTTAATTTTATACTTGATCATATGGATATACTGCAAAAATATGATCATGATTATTTGTCAACATatgaaaagataaaaaaggatatatctcaatgtaaaataaatataccaCATATAAATGAGGACTTTAAACATGCATCCACATCTGTCATTGGAAAGCATTTAAATGgtataaaaaaggaatataataaaataaaagaaaatggaAACGAAGCAAATTATCAAAGGGATGACAAAATGAATGGTCTAACAAATGATTTAACAAATGATTTAACAAATGATTTAACAAATGATTTAACAAATGATTTAACAAATGATTTAACAAATGATTTAACAAATGATTTAACAAAAGATTTAACAAATGATTTAACACATAATTTAACACATAATTTAACAAATGAccaacaaaataataatattatgtataatcATATAGATGAATCCTTTTCTAACcctaaaaataaagaaattataaaaaatttatcattaaataaaCAGAGTGAAGATATTATAGAACGTCTAGATAAATACGAATctgaaaagaaattatataatgcACAATCATTAattcaatatattaaaagtatatgtaatatatttcatatatttttaaatgaatcATTTATGTTactagaaaaaaaaagtcatgaaaaatatacacattggaataaagacaaaaatattatcaatgataatattcaacatatttataaagaatatgagaatattcaaaaagaaaataattttataattaataattataaaaaaataataaatgaagatatacaacaatttaaagaaaatatttttaaagatgTACAAAAtgttgtaaataaaaatgtggaagatatatatcaaaaaattaataacaaattagatttattaaataaagaaatatatgaaaaatctaatgaaaattataaatctgtttttataaattctGTTACAAATATAGATCATTCTATGCAACGTCTTAATGAAactaatataaatgatcaaaatgaatataataatattaaaacaaaGATTACAAATTATCATactgttttatataatatattatcatatctaaaacaaaaaagttatatagaagaaaagaaacataataaatatttaaatgatactttaaatatttataataatatattatgtacaaATAATctaaatatagataaaatattaaatcagTTCTCTAATCAAAcccaaataaataaaatagagAAACgaaaattatatcatataatatctGAAAAAAtcttacaaaataaaaataatcagTTACAAGAACAGAATggaaatatacacatattaaagtctaatgaaaatatgaaactatttaataatatatttgaacaaaatatagaaaaatgtaatatgtatatagCAGAATTGATagacattttaaaaaaaaaagattccATCTCAGATATTCCATCCCTATCAAACTATGAAGTTATAGAAAATATGGATGATGAAATAAATCTAAATGTAAAGGATCATGTGCAAAGAATAAGAGACACATTTGTTAATATAGTAGAAATGATTACTCCTATAAAAATGGGTTCTGCATCTAGGCACTCGAACTACGAAACAAATGATGATATCAAccatgaaaatattaataatgataacaattttgatgatgatgataatgatgataataataatcatcaaGGTGAGagtcataataattatctttataatgatgatgtcATAAGACATAATTTATACTTACaagttaaaaataatttgatGAAAGAAATAGAAGAAATTACAACAATTCAAGATATAgatttaaataatgtatttgaacaaataaatgaaaatttcCATTTTCTAATTCAAGATGATAAGAATGtagtaaatgaaaataagtACTCTCGTTATAGTagtttaaatgataaaataaataataatacaaataacaatataaataataatacaaataataatataaataataatacaaataacaatataaataataatacaaataacaatatgaataataatacaaataacaataatttagctgtaaaaaataattataacaatttatctttaaatgaatatatgacaactaataaaaatacaactGATAATCCTATACAAGGAATAGATGAAACTTATCAGCatgaattaaattatttaaatataaatgaacataataaaagaatTGATATAGGTGCAGAAAATATGAGTGTAACCAGTTTAAAAGAATATCAAAGaaagagaaatataaatgctcaaaatattcatatatcaaataacaataataataataataataaatttcaGTGCACAAAAATTAAATCAATTGAGAGTAGTGCATTTCCAAAAAAAGCATCCCCAGCTTTAAAAcgtataaaagaagaaaactataaaaataaaaaatttaaactACCAAGAAGATCcaatgaataa
- a CDS encoding 40S ribosomal protein S11, putative, with amino-acid sequence MATTLDVQHERAYQKQEGASFFNSKKIKKGSKSYVRYWRKVGLGFATPKEAKEGVYVDKKCPFTGNVSIRGRILKGMVISNKMKRTIIIRRNYLHYVKKYNRFEKRHKNIPCHCSPCFDVKEGDIVTVGQCRPLSKTVRFNVLHVEKHQIFGSARKQFVLF; translated from the exons ATGGCAACAACATTAGATGTTCAA CATGAGAGAGCTTACCAAAAACAAGAAGGAGCTAGTTTTTTTAATTccaagaaaataaagaaaggCTCCAAGAGTTATGTAAGATACTGGAGAAAAGTTGGATTAGGATTCGCTACCCCTAAAGAAGCCAAGGAAGGTGTTTATGTAGATAAGAAATGCCCATTCACAGGAAATGTATCAATTAGGGGAAGAATATTAAAAGGTATGGTTATTTCAAACAAAATGAAGAGAACAATTATAATTAGAAGAAACTATTTACACTATGTTAAGAAATATAACAGATTTGAAAAaagacataaaaatattccatGTCACTGTTCTCCATGTTTTGATGTAAAGGAAGGTGATATAGTAACAGTTGGTCAATGCAG GCCATTATCAAAAACTGTAAGATTCAACGTTTTACATGTAGAGAAACACCAAATCTTTGGAAGTGCCAGAAAACaatttgttttgttttaa